From the genome of Bubalus kerabau isolate K-KA32 ecotype Philippines breed swamp buffalo chromosome 13, PCC_UOA_SB_1v2, whole genome shotgun sequence:
CTAAGAGATGAATTTTGACTGAGACAGATGGGCATGTCCAGCTGTCACTGAGGAATTGTGACAGGCAAGCTaaggagcagcagcagagagacaaGAAGAGCCAGTCACCAGTCAGACCTTGGTTTGCATCCTAGCCTGGACTCTCTCTGGCTGTGcaactgctctgagcctcagttttctcttcttcacATTGGGAATACTGAGTCTGCTTACTAGGGTTAGTGCAAGGATTAGAAATCATATACCCAAGGGGCCTGCCCTCTGGATTTTGTATTTCCTTAGGCAGCCCTCAGAATCACATAAGCCAATTCCTTGTAATAAAGCTCTTAAATACCTCCTGCTGGCTCTGCTTCTTTGAttgaaccctgactgatacaaCCATCCAGCACAGGGCTAGGCTCCAAAATAGAAGTCACTAATTAATAAAGAATCACTGTCATTAATTAAATGCATAATATATGTGTTGAACTGGGTCTTTGTGCTGGATTCCAGAAAAAACAGCGGAGAACAAGACAGGTTCCCTGCCTCAAGGTGCATATACAGCCTGACTGAGATTTCATACTAGGCCTGCACTGCCAGAAGATATCGGGTGTTATGGCTGCAAGGACCATTGTGGTGACCGCTGCTGTTAGGCTGGGTCTCTCTGGCCTGGGTTTATGAAGCTCTCCCCTACAGCTGAGTATGGTTGGAAGCTAAAACCAGGTGATAAAGGGCCAACTGTGACACACACTCGGATTGAGATTGGCTGACCAGGACTATGACTGAGCCTCTTGACTGTGGCTACTGGACAGCTAGGAGTCTACGAACCTCAGAGACCACGACTGATTGAAACCGAAAAGCCGTGGCTTGCGGATGTGTTTCTGGACCGGGATATAAAATGCATCGTTTGATGAAAGTTATTATCCACGGGCTCAAGAACTAAATCTCAAGGTAGCAAAAAACGTTCGATGGGGCGGAACCTGCTGGCACGGGCCGTTTCTTCCGCGAACCAGGGACCCGCCCGACCCCTTTCCCCTGTTGCTCCCGTCCGGCGCCAAAGACGGAGAACTTCCGGCGCGCTTCTGCGGCCCCTGGACCTCGGCGAGACACCAGTCGGTGAGTGCACCCTCCTGTCCTCTTTTAACTGTTTTGCTTTCGTTGTCTGTGTGGTCCGGCCATCTCTCTTTCTGGCTGGGGATCGCGGAGGTCCTGAACTGGGACACCGAGCTGGGACTGTGGCGTCCCGGTCTTGAGCCGGTGGTGGGACCCACCTGCCTCTTTCAGATAGGTTACTCGTACTTGCTCCCCGAGTAACCGTCAGATACGCCGTCGCCAGAACTTCCTGGGAGCACGTGCGAAACTTCTTTTTTCCTAACTTTAAAACTTATGGGCTCGGAGGCCTTTGCTCCGCCTGACGTGATTCTGATTTACTCTATCTTCGGAAAGGTCTTTTCCCCGAACCAAGTTTtgtttctcatctacaaaatggataTCGTGCTTTTATTAAACAGATGTTTAGCAAGCGTCTAATATGTGCTAGAGGTACGAAAGACCCGCATCTCCTGGAGGTGACAGCCCTCTATTAATATTTGCAAACTTGCAGCTGTGATTAgtgaaatggaaagataaaaggCACTTTGAGAGCACATCACAGCAGATCTGACTTAGCCCCAGGTAAAGGAAGCGTTGCTGAGGAGGTAAATATTGAGCAGAGATCAGAAAAATGGTTTGAGACAGGAGGGAAGAGTTTTCTATCAGGGGAGCCTCTGTTTGAGGGTCTGAAAGAGGTCAGTGGAGAGCTTATGGAGGAAGCATGATAGGAGACAAGCTGGAGGAGTTTCCACGGACCAGGCCATACAGGCCTTGTAGGTCGCAGTGGGAAGTTTGGTTTGTCAAGAGCCACGTGAGAAGTCTCTGAGAGGATATTAAGTATGGGTGGTGACATGCTTAGACTGGCGGTTTGAGAAGGTCACTCCGGCTTTTGGATGGAGAACGGACTGGAGGGACAATCTGGCTGAGGGACATGGTAGCTTAGATTAAGGATGTGGTGGAAAGAAGTGGGTAGATGTGATTCTCTGCATCTCAAAGCATCTTCTTTGTGCCAGGTCATTTGCCAACTGTGGAAGGTATAGTGAAGAGAATTACAATCAGCtggaaatagaaagaaagaagtggCATTATCAAAGAGGAGCACACAGATGCCACCGGGAAAATGGCTAATTGATGAGCAATTATTCTAAATGCGGTAGCTgttcatttagcaaatatattAAGTGCCTTTTGAACTCAAGATTGGTAAGATGATATAAATTATTTAGAGCAGTGGCTTTCAGACTTTTTGCACTGTGACCTACAGTAACGCATATATTTTACATGGTGACCAAGAGTCCATACAAACACACAAAGCTTCAGAAAACAGTACTTAGCTTTACTACTTAGGATGTGCTctaggtttttttaaattttgcccttttatttaaaaaacaaacaatgttgGTTGAGATCCTCTAAGTTGATCTTTTAACCCATTATCAGGTTGTGACTTgcagtttgaaaaaaaatgctGATTTAGAGTCATAATTATTCGTGTGGGTTTCGgataaagacaataaaatatgTCCTTTCCATATTGGGAAAAGGGTTGGTCTTCCTTTCCTCATggtattgttttgtttgtttaaaatgagTAAAAGGAATTAAACAGGCAGCTGGTTCTTCTGTTTGTGAAGTTTTGTGGTCTTGTTGATATGTCTGGCTAGATTGGAAGTGCCTGGAGGGCAGTAACTATCTTCTCCATGATTATTTCTGTTAGTGTCTGGCAAAAATCCTGCAGGCTCTCCAGAGTTATTTGTTGAATTGAATAGGTAGGTGTCTTGGGACTAGAGAGTTAGATGTGTTCTGTTTAAATTAGTTCATGTTGGAACCATCCTTATAAATACAGAGGCTGTGTCTGTTTACAGAAGTTTTATCAATGTGTCCTCATGGGTAGTTCAGAggtagataaaaataaatgttctaaGGTCTTTGTCTTCTAAATACTGATCCGAGGCCAGCCATGCCACCTGGATCCATTTGGGTGAGCAGTCCAGAGCTGCTACTGAATGTGGACCCTTTGGAAAGTTGTTTCACTCCCTAGACtttagatttctttatatatatatatatatatatatacacacacacatatatacacacacacacacatattttatacGTATTATATGTAttacgtgtatatatatacatattatatatatattatatgtatagtacatactttatatatatgtatacatatgtaggAGAAGAGGGTTGTGGTTGAAAAGCTCTCCACTGCCCAAACTAAGCACCCTGTTTCCACCTTCTGTCCATTTCTGGGCCTTCGCTGAGGCTTATGGGAAACTGGGTGATGCTTCTCGAATCTTCTAGGTTTTAGACAGAATTATAGTTTAAGACAGTTTAGGCACAGTAATCCTTTAGAGTGGACCATCCAGGCGTTCTCCACCTTCATCCTCTGTTATGAGAAGGAGATCTGAAGAGTGCACAGATCTGAAGGAGATCTGAAGGAGCTTCGAAGTGCACAGTGGAAAGAACACTGGCCTGGAGGGCAGGGAACCCAGGTTCTAACTGGGTCCTTGTGTGATCTTAAACATGTCTCTTTTCTTTAACTGATGTCTTTCCAGCTGAGAAGTGAGTGTTCTTGCTCATTAAACTCAGAAACAAAAATCCTCTTCTCTTTGAGTATTGTTTTCTTTACCTGTGGTGAAAGTTAAGGTAGAAAATtatgtcattggaaaagatcctgatgctgggaaagattgaagtcaggaggagaaggggacaacagaggatgagatggttggatggcatcgctgacttgatagacatgagtttgagcaagctccagagttggtgatggacagggaagcctagcatgctgcagtccatggggtcacagagtcaggcacaactgagcaactgaactgaattatttcagGGATCTAAttcagtatctggcacatagagAATGCTCAGCAAATGAAGAATCCTTCCCAAGATTCTGATTAACTctgacttctttctttttcagcagaatagaaaagttttctttttgatcACTCACCCCTGGCCCCATGGCTGCCATGCAGATGGATCCTGAGCTTGCCAGGCGCCTCTTCTTTGAAGGGGCCACTGTGGTCATCCTGAATATGCCCAAGGGGACAGAGTTTGGCATTGACTACAACTCCTGGGAAGTGGGGCCCAAGTTCCGGGGTGTGAAGATGATCCCGCCGGGCATCCACTTCCTCCACTACAGCTCTGTGGACAAGGCCAATCCCAGGGAGGTGGGCCCTCGCATGGGCTTCTTCCTTAATCTGCAGCAGCGGGGGCTGAAGGTCCTACGCTGGGATGCGGCCCGGGAAGAGGTCGACCTGTCCCCAGCCCCAGAGGCTGAGGTGGAAGCCATGAGGGCCAACCTCCAGGAGCTGGACCAGTTCCTGGGACCTTACCCCTACGCTACGCTCAAGAAGTGGATCTCCCTCACCAACTTCATCAGCGAGGCCACCGTGGAGAAGCTGCAGCCCGAGAGCCGGCAGATCTGTGCCTTCTCAGAGGTGCTGCCCGTGCTCTCCATGAGGCACACCAAGGACCGGGTGGGGCAGAATCTCCCGCGCTGCGGCGCCGAGTGCAAGAGCTACCAGGAGGGCCTGGCCCGGCTGCCCGAGATGAAGCCCAGGGCCGGCACCGAGATCCGCTTCTCCGAGCTGCCCACACAGATGTTCCCGGCAGGTGCCACGCCGGCCGAGATAACCAGGCACAGCATGGACCTGAGTTATGCCCTGGAGACTGTGCTCAGCAAGCAGTTCCCCTGCAGCCCCCAGGACGTGCTCGGTGAGGAGGAACACGGCTTTGAGAGTGGGCCAGGGGAGGGGTGTGTAGCCGAGCGGCTTGAGAATAGGGAGTCCCTCTTTGATTATTTAGTCTAGTGGTTCCTAAACCTGGCTAGGAGGGGGTCTTACCCAGAATGCTTGTTAAAGGAACAGATTCccagggatttccctagtggtccagtggttcagaatccgccttgccatgcaggggacttgggttcaatccctgcttggggtactaagatcccacaggtcgCAGAGCGGCtaagcccacatgctacaactactgaccctgtgcaccacaacgaaaaatcctgcatga
Proteins encoded in this window:
- the AAR2 gene encoding protein AAR2 homolog; protein product: MAAMQMDPELARRLFFEGATVVILNMPKGTEFGIDYNSWEVGPKFRGVKMIPPGIHFLHYSSVDKANPREVGPRMGFFLNLQQRGLKVLRWDAAREEVDLSPAPEAEVEAMRANLQELDQFLGPYPYATLKKWISLTNFISEATVEKLQPESRQICAFSEVLPVLSMRHTKDRVGQNLPRCGAECKSYQEGLARLPEMKPRAGTEIRFSELPTQMFPAGATPAEITRHSMDLSYALETVLSKQFPCSPQDVLGELQFAFVCFLLGNVYEAFEHWKRLLNLLCRSEEAMVKHHSLYVNLISILYHQLGEIPADFFVDIVSQDNFLTSTLQVFFSSARSVAVDATLRQKAERFQAHLTKKFRWDFEAEPEDCAPVVVELPDGMGTG